The region TTTATTGTCCAAAAATACGGCGGATCATCGGTTGCCGATATCGAAAAAATCCGTTTTGTCGCCTCGAAAATAAAAAAATATCATTGGAAGGGTCATCAACTGGTCGTGGTGGTCTCGGCCATGGGCAAAACCACCGATCAACTGCTCAGAATGGCGGCGAGTGTCCATCCCCGCCCTCCCGAAAGGGAATTGGACATGCTTCTGGCCACCGGAGAACAGATTTCGGTTTCCCTGCTTTCCATTGCCCTGGAGGCACTCGGGGTTCGCTCGATCTCACTCACCGGTGGACAGGCCGGGATCATCACTTCGGAATTCTATACCAAGGCAAAAATACTCCGTATTCATAATGATCGGATTATGAGCTACCTGCGGGAGAGACAGGTGGTGATTGTCGCTGGATTCCAGGGGAAAACGTCCAATGGGGATATCACCACACTGGGGCGTGGTGGTTCGGACACCACAGCCTGCGCGCTGGCTGCGGCATTGGGGGCGGATATTTGTGAAATATTTACTGATGTCAACGGGGTCTATACCGCTGACCCCCGGATTGTCCCCGCAGCCCGGAGAATCAACCGGATTTCCTATGACGAAATGGCGGAAATGGCCAGCTTGGGTGCTAAAGTACTTCAGTTGAGAGCGGTGGATTTCTCCCGGAAATACGGCGTTAGAGTCCATGTGCGCAGTACTTTCAGTGACGAGGAGGGAACCTGGATCAAGGAAGGTGAGACTGTGGAAGAGGTCAAAGTAAGGGCGATAACCCATACGCAAGACCTGGTGAAGATCGTGCTTTTAGGCGTACCCAATATTCCCGGTGTCGCTGCCAGGATTTTTAAAGGTTTGGCCGATCAATCGGTAACGGTGGATATGATCATCCAGAGCGAAGGACGGGAAGATCAGAATCAGAAGGATTTCGCTTTTGTGATTTCTCGGGAGGATGAAACCAAGGTTCGCAATGTACTGGAGAATCTGGGAGACGATCTTCCATTCCAGGGGATTAAATTCGATGATACCATGACCAGGGTGTCGATTGTGGGAGCCGGAATAGTCAGCGACCCCTCGATAGCTTTTCGCATGTTCCGGGTGCTGGGCGAGAGGGAAATCAATATCGACATGATCAGTACGTCCAATTTACGAATTTCCTGCTTGATTACCCGGGACAAAATGGAAGAGGCGATTGAGGCGCTGCACCGTGAATTCATTGGAGACGAAGAGGTGACCCTTAATGAAGGGATATAATGTAGCCGTGGCCGGAGTCACCGGAGCGGTGGGGCAGGAAATGTTGAAGATACTTGCAGAGCGTGTCTTTCCGGTCAGACGGCTTATCCCGCTGGCTTCAGCCAGATCCCGGTACAAAACGGTTCGGTTTCTCGATGAAGAACTCCCGGTCGGGGTCCTGGAAGAGGCCGATTTTTCTGGTATCGATCTCGCCCTGTTCAGTCCCGGCGCTGCTGTCAGCCGGAAGCTCGCCCCTCAGGCCGCCGCCCAGGGATGCGTGGTGATCGACAACTCCTCGGCATTCCGGCAGGAAGCGGATATTCCCTTGATCGTTCCGGAAGTGAATGGTCAGGAGATTTCCGGATACAAAAACCGATACATTATCGCGAACCCGAACTGTACCACCATTGTTTCCGTCGTTCCTCTGAAACCCCTCCACGACTACGGCCGGATTCGCCGGATTGTCAGTTCCAGTTACCAGTCCGCCTCCGGAGCGGGTGCTCTGGCCATGCGGGAGTTGGAGGAGCAGGTCGCTTGTTTTGCGAGCGGCAAGCCGATGGATGTAAAACAGTTTCCTCATCAGCTCGCCTTCAACGTGATCCCCCATATCGATGCCTTTCAAGACAATTTCTACACCAAAGAAGAGATGAAGATGGTTTGGGAAACCCGCCGACTCCTGAATGACCAGGCGATTCAGGTTTCCGCAACCTGTGTCCGGGTTCCGGTCCTCCGATCCCATTCGGTGTCCTTGAATATCGAAACGGAACGGAAAATTACCCGGGAGAAGGCACGGGAGCTTCTTACGGGTTTTCCGGGAGTGGTGGTCCGGGACGATCCGGTCACCAATCTCTACCCTATGCCGATCTATGCTGCTGGGCTTGACCCCTGTTTTGTCGGACGCATTCGGGAAGATATTTCCTGTCCTAACGGACTCAACCTTTGGGTGGTGGGCGATCAGCTTCGCAAGGGAGCGGCCCTCAACGCCGTCCAGATTGCCGAACTCCTGATCAATCACTGGTAAATGATTCTACCGGGCGAGAGTGG is a window of Atribacteraceae bacterium DNA encoding:
- a CDS encoding aspartate kinase codes for the protein MSFIVQKYGGSSVADIEKIRFVASKIKKYHWKGHQLVVVVSAMGKTTDQLLRMAASVHPRPPERELDMLLATGEQISVSLLSIALEALGVRSISLTGGQAGIITSEFYTKAKILRIHNDRIMSYLRERQVVIVAGFQGKTSNGDITTLGRGGSDTTACALAAALGADICEIFTDVNGVYTADPRIVPAARRINRISYDEMAEMASLGAKVLQLRAVDFSRKYGVRVHVRSTFSDEEGTWIKEGETVEEVKVRAITHTQDLVKIVLLGVPNIPGVAARIFKGLADQSVTVDMIIQSEGREDQNQKDFAFVISREDETKVRNVLENLGDDLPFQGIKFDDTMTRVSIVGAGIVSDPSIAFRMFRVLGEREINIDMISTSNLRISCLITRDKMEEAIEALHREFIGDEEVTLNEGI
- a CDS encoding aspartate-semialdehyde dehydrogenase, encoding MKGYNVAVAGVTGAVGQEMLKILAERVFPVRRLIPLASARSRYKTVRFLDEELPVGVLEEADFSGIDLALFSPGAAVSRKLAPQAAAQGCVVIDNSSAFRQEADIPLIVPEVNGQEISGYKNRYIIANPNCTTIVSVVPLKPLHDYGRIRRIVSSSYQSASGAGALAMRELEEQVACFASGKPMDVKQFPHQLAFNVIPHIDAFQDNFYTKEEMKMVWETRRLLNDQAIQVSATCVRVPVLRSHSVSLNIETERKITREKARELLTGFPGVVVRDDPVTNLYPMPIYAAGLDPCFVGRIREDISCPNGLNLWVVGDQLRKGAALNAVQIAELLINHW